In the Acropora muricata isolate sample 2 chromosome 10, ASM3666990v1, whole genome shotgun sequence genome, one interval contains:
- the LOC136887661 gene encoding ciliary microtubule associated protein 1A-like, which produces MEAEKEDTTATIAAKERGPGPGRYGLPSTMGFRSHDYTKHMNPAYSFGQRLHSNFKNECSPGPKYWINPRVTRGGLDGTPVYSILGQQKDQQSFKTPAPGAYSPEKVHPQGERHAPAYSMAQRTRYRKRDSTPSPNSYSLPMLLGSKIPNKKSSASHSMTGRALTGGFAEDLARTPGPGNYLTSDPNIYKRKAPGYSMLGRSYMPGDSTMKPGPGAHSPEKVLINKTQAPSFSLGIRHSEYITPLITDVAD; this is translated from the exons ATGGAAGCCGAAAAAGAAGACACAACAGCCACAATTGCGGCCAAAGAAAGAG GGCCCGGACCTGGCAGATATGGCCTCCCTTCTACCATGGGCTTCAGAAGCCACGACTACACAAAACACATGAACCCAGCATATTCATTTGGACAGCGTCTCCACTCAA ATTTCAAGAACGAATGCAGCCCAGGGCCAAAATATTGGATTAATCCTAGAGTCACTAGGGGTGGTCTTGATGGGACACCCGTGTATTCCATTCTTGGGCAACAAAAAGATCAAC AATCATTCAAAACTCCAGCTCCAGGGGCCTATTCCCCAGAGAAGGTCCATCCACAAGGAGAGAGGCATGCCCCAGCTTATTCTATGGCACAGAGAACAAGATACAGAAAAC GTGACTCAACACCTTCCCCCAATTCATACTCCCTACCAATGCTGCTTGGGTCCAAAATCCCAAACAAGAAGTCATCGGCCTCCCACTCAATGACGGGGCGAGCCTTAACTGGAGGATTTGCAGAGGACCTTGCACGAACTCCTGGCCCTGGCAATTACTTGACGTCAGATCCCAAtatttacaaaagaaaagcacCTGGATATTCTATGCTTGGACGCAGCTACATGCCAGGAG ATTCCACCATGAAACCTGGCCCAGGAGCCCACAGTCCTGAGAAGGTGCTAATCAACAAAACACAGGCACCCAGCTTTTCACTTGGAATCCGTCACAGCGAATATATTACACCTCTTATCACTGACGTTGcagattga
- the LOC136887658 gene encoding splicing factor Cactin-like, producing the protein MPGGDRERRRHRSRSRSRSPQRKRKSRSRSRSPRRNHRDERSPPRSKQTSEKKIVIDKEEEKRRKKKEKELLKSLETPEEKRARRLAKKEAKDRKKRKEMGWDDEYLGYTNTDNPFGDAHLLENFVWQKKREKDGEQHLKEEETRRLLKIRQQEAKRELEKVKRRRIEREHEKQMREDERELLQREKEANSFKEWADQEDKFHLEQAKLRSKIRIQDGRAKPIDLLAQYVSVEDDDLEVQMHEPYKILVGLTIDDLEDLLVDIKVYMELEEGKNATFWKDITTVCNDELQELKKEDPRYSDLMDRRESINGSVKKDIVGILGSKTYSQLVTMQKQINSKISSGDAVDIGYWETLLQQLTTFMARARLKEFHQAMLRKKLDDLKKQKSEMADQSTSEIPLVDSEQESESESQPGDVNTKEKEKEEENTPEEKAEEAEEGEESVYTEQDLVEEGYAAYDAGNYSPRLLKFSDVQEGLVVDPSEDLEQLQMLRQEVLSGGTADVDKSVVVAGMVASEASKGMGPDEESFNVTVPVTQKVYLWADKYRPRKPRFFNRVHTGYEWNKYNQTHYDSDNPPPKIVQGYKFNIFYPDLVNKSEAPEYFLEDSPGDSKDFALLRFHAGPPYEDIAFKIVNREWEYSHRHGFRCQFQNNIFQLWFHFKRYRYRR; encoded by the exons ATGCCTGGAGGCGACAGAGAGAGGCGAAGACATCGTAGCAGAAGCAGATCTCGTTCACCGCAAAGGAAGCGAAAAAGTCGATCGCGTTCTCGCTCTCCTCGACGCAACCATCGGGATGAGCGTTCGCCTCCACGCTCAAAACAAACCTCGGAGAAAAAGATAGTCATTgacaaagaagaagagaaaagacGTAAGAA GAAGGAAAAAGAACTGCTAAAGTCACTGGAGACCCCAGAAGAGAAACGAGCAAGGAGGCTTGCTAAAAAG GAAGCAAAGGAtcgaaagaaaaggaaagaaatggGATGGGATGATGAGTATCTG ggtTACACAAATACAGATAATCCGTTTGGTGATGCTCACTTGCTAGAAAATTTTGTTTGGCAGAAG aAAAGGGAGAAAGATGGTGAACAGCACTTAAAAGAAGAGGAAACTAGAAGACTGCTGAAAATAAGACAGCAAGAGGCAAAG AGGGAACTTGAAAAAGTGAAAAGGAGAAGAATT gaaaGGGAACATGAAAAGCAAATGAGAGAGGATGAAAGG GAACTCCTTCaaagagaaaaggaagcaaattcaTTTAAAGAATGGGCTGACCAAGAGGACAAG TTTCACTTGGAACAGGCAAAGTTACGATCAAAGATCCGCATTCAAGATGGGAGAG ctaaGCCCATTGATCTTCTTGCTCAATATGTCAGTGTGGAGGATGATGACCTGGAAGTCCAGATGCATGAACCTTATAAAATCTTAGTG GGTCTCACAATTGATGATTTGGAAGATCTCTTAGTGGACATTAAGGTCTACATGGAATTGGAAGAAGGCAAAAATGCTACATTTTGGAAG GATATTACAACAGTCTGTAATGATGAACTTCAAGAACTTAAAAAGGAGGATCCAAGATACAGTG ACCTTATGGATCGCCGAGAGAGTATTAATGGCTCTGTGAAGAAGGATATTGTTGGCATTTTGGGTTCCAAGACTTACAGTCAACTGGTGACCATGCAAAAACAGATCAACTCAAAAATTTCCAGTGGGGATGCTGTTGACATAG GATACTGGGAAACTTTACTTCAACAATTGACAACATTCATGGCCAGAGCCCGGCTAAAGGAGTTTCATCAAGCTATGCTCAGGAAGAAGTTGGATGATCTAAAGAAacag AAATCAGAAATGGCTGACCAGTCGACAAGTGAAATTCCTTTGGTAGACTCTGAGCAAGAGTCGGAGTCAGAAAGCCAACCTGGTGACGTTAATACcaaagagaaggaaaaagaagaagagaatACACCAGAAGAAAAGGCTGAGGAAGCAGAAGAAGGTGAAGAAAGTGTTTATACAGAACAAGATCTGGTGGAAGAAG gttATGCAGCTTATGATGCCGGAAATTACAGTCCCCGGCTTCTCAAATTCAGTGATGTCCAAGAG ggCCTGGTTGTTGACCCATCAGAAGACTTGGAACAGCTG CAAATGTTACGACAGGAGGTTTTGAGTGGAGGGACTGCAGATGTG GACAAGAGTGTAGTGGTGGCAGGAATGGTTGCAAGTGAAGCCAGTAAAGGCATGGGCCCTGACGAGGAGTCATTTAATGTCACTGTGCCTGTCACTCAGAAG GTTTACCTTTGGGCAGACAAGTATAGACCAAGAAAACCAAGGTTCTTTAACAGAGTCCATACA GGATATGAATGGAATAAATACAATCAAACTCATTATGACAGTGACAACCCCCCTCCAAAAATAGTGCAAGGTTACAAGTTCAAT ATATTTTATCCTGATTTGGTCAACAAGAGTGAGGCCCCTGAATATTTTTTG GAGGATAGTCCGGGAGATTCCAAAGACTTTGCTTTACTTAGATTCCATGCAGGGCCACCCTACGAG GATATTGCCTTCAAGATAGTCAACAGAGAGTGGGAGTATTCACATCGTCATGGTTTCCGCTGCCAATTTCAGAACAACATTTTCCAACTTTGGTTCCACTTTAAGCGGTATAGGTATCGCAGATAA